Proteins co-encoded in one Callospermophilus lateralis isolate mCalLat2 chromosome 2, mCalLat2.hap1, whole genome shotgun sequence genomic window:
- the LOC143391149 gene encoding NXPE family member 2 codes for MLKQIVIHRILLLFPNAIAHKCMLMLMFILVLGVIYFTSKGHTKFSFSLRNRIAKKQGETSPTETELRIKEILGKLDQLIPPRPFTHEDTTTSATHSTATLLNPRDTYCRGDQLDILLEARDHLGRRKEYGGDFLRARMSSPALKAGASGKVTDFHNGTYLVSFTLFWEGQVSLSLLLIHPSEGVSALWRARNQGYDRVVFTGQFANGTTLVLSECGLVLNTSAELCQYLDARDQEAFYCLRPRHVPCEALTLMNTKNRKVSYLTKEEWKLFHSSKIGVEMMKNFNSIKVLPCNKSENIKKKCQIGMKNPSPSGYTLERSWISAFCKQIKFNTMQDISDCLKTKFIYLLGDSTLRQWMNYFLKVVKTLKYFDHPGTGFFKTHVLLDIERKILIQWKKHSHPFVTEKLYSVRNEKYIQQEIDQVPGDDDVVIVITLGQHFRPFPIDIFIRRAINIQKAIKRLFLRSPGTKVILKTENTREIHENTEMFSDFHGYIQNLIMKDIFVDLNVGIIDAWDMTIAYSTNNIHPPDYVIENQIGMFLNYIC; via the exons ATGCTGAAGCAGATAGTCATCCATAG GATACTGCTATTGTTTCCAAATGCAATTGCTCACAAATGCATGCTGATGTTGATGTTTATCTTAGTTTTGGGGGTCATTTACTTCACTTCAAAAGGCCACACAAAG TTCTCATTCAGTTTGAGAAACCGTATTGCCAAGAAACAAGGGGAAACTTCACCTACAGAGACTGAGCTGAGAATAAAGGAGATCCTGGGGAAACTAGACCAGCTGATCCCGCCCAGACCCTTCACCCATGAGGACACCACCACCAGTGCCACACACAGCACAGCCACCCTCCTCAACCCTAGGGACACATACTGCAGGGGGGACCAGCTGGATATCCTGCTGGAGGCCAGGGACCACCTGGGACGCAGGAAGGAATATGGAGGGGACTTTTTGAGGGCCAGGatgtcctccccagccctgaaggCAGGCGCCTCAGGAAAGGTGACAGACTTCCACAATGGCACCTACCTTGTCAGCTTCACTCTGTTCTGGGAGGGCCAGGTCTCCCTGTCTCTCCTGCTCATCCACCCCAGTGAAGGGGTGTCGGCTCTCTGGAGGGCAAGGAACCAAGGCTATGACAGAGTGGTCTTCACAGGCCAGTTTGCTAATGGCACCACCCTGGTCCTCTCTGAATGTGGCCTGGTCCTAAACACCAGTGCTGAGTTGTGCCAGTACCTGGATGCGCGAGACCAGGAAGCCTTCTACTGCCTGAGGCCTCGGCATGTTCCCTGTGAGGCCCTGACTCTCATGAACACCAAGAATAGAAAAGTTTCCTATCTTACCAAGGAAGAATGGAAGCTCTTCCACAG TTCCAAAATAGGAGTTGAAATGATGAAGAACTTCAACTCCATCAAGGTGTTGCCATGTAACA AGagtgaaaacataaaaaagaaatgtCAGATTGGAATGAAGAATCCTTCCCCCAGTGGTTACACGTTGGAGAGAAGTTGGATTTCAGCATTTTGCAAACAGATCAAGTTCAATACAATGCAAGATATAAGTGACTGCTTGAAAACGAAATTTATTTACCTCCTGGGAGACTCAACACTGCGCCAGTGGATGAATTATTTTCTAAAAGTTGTGAAAA CCTTAAAATATTTTGATCATCCAGGAACCgggttctttaaaacacatgttCTTCTGGatattgaaagaaaaattttGATTCAGTGGAAAAAACATAGTCATCCATTTGTTACTGAAAAGCTGTACTCTGTGAGAAATGAAAAGTATATCCAACAGGAAATTGACCAAGTGCCAGGAGACGATGATGTGGTAATTGTCATTACCCTTGGCCAACACTTCAGACCCTTTCCCATCGACATTTTTATCCGTAGGGCCATCAATATTCAAAAAGCCATTAAACGTTTATTTTTGAGAAGCCCGGGGACCAAAGTGATACTTAAAACTGAAAACACCagggagatacatgaaaatactgaGATGTTTAGTGACTTTCATGGCTATATTCAGAATCTTATCATGAAGGATATTTTTGTGGATCTCAATGTGGGTATTATTGATGCTTGGGACATGACAATTGCATATTCCACTAATAATATCCATCCACCTGATTATGTTATTGAAAATCAGATAGGCATGTTTTTAAACTACATTTGCTAg